A genome region from Oenanthe melanoleuca isolate GR-GAL-2019-014 chromosome 2, OMel1.0, whole genome shotgun sequence includes the following:
- the LOC130250197 gene encoding CX3C chemokine receptor 1-like, producing the protein MTEAYAETTAEYVYDEHAFACNKTDILEFGKIFLPIFYIVVFALGLTGNLMVVLAIVKGNKKSITDIYLLNLAVSDLLFVISLPFWASNTVRGWTLGTIACTAVSSLYYIGFFGGMFFITVISIDRYLAIVRATYSLKSRTVRHGFVVTCGVWAVAVLVSVPHFVFSQHIENYCIAVFPEKLENIWPVFCNMELNTIGFFIPVCIIFYCYCGIIKTLLSCKNQKKARAIKLILVVVVVFFLFWSPYNVLIFLDTLNHYDLFTDCDQIKSLDYAMHLTETIAFSHCCLNPLIYAFAGEKFRKYLYHVCLKYCPFSCFCGPCSHYQVPHSVSYAESVVNSNITLNTSDQDASVLV; encoded by the coding sequence ATGACAGAAGCATACGCAGAAACCACAGCTGAGTACGTTTACGATGAACATGCTTTCGCCTGCAACAAAACCGACATCCTAGAGTTTGGGAAGATATTCCTGCCGATATTTTACATTGTGGTGTTTGCTCTCGGCCTCACAGGGAATCTAATGGTGGTTTTGGCTATTGTGAAAGGCAACAAAAAAAGCATCACTGACATCTATCTCCTGAACTTGGCTGTCTCTGACCTTCTCTTTGTGATCTCCCTCCCGTTCTGGGCATCCAACACGGTCCGTGGATGGACCCTTGGGACTATTGCATGTACAGCTGTTTCCTCACTGTATTACATTGGTTTCTTTGGGGGCATGTTCTTTATCACTGTTATCAGCATTGACAGGTACTTGGCCATTGTTCGGGCAACTTATTCTCTGAAATCCAGAACAGTGAGGCACGGCTTTGTGGTGACCTGCGGAGTGTGGGCAGTAGCGGTTCTAGTGTCAGTGCCACATTTTGTGTTCTCCCAGCACATAGAAAATTACTGCATTGCTGtcttcccagagaagctggagaaCATCTGGCCAGTGTTCTGCAATATGGAGCTGAACACCATCGGATTTTTCATCCCAGTCTGTATCATATTCTATTGCTACTGTGGGATCATCAAAACCCTGCTGTCctgcaaaaatcagaaaaaagcaCGAGCCATAAAACTGATCTTGGttgtggtggtggtgttttttctgttttggtcCCCCTACAATGTACTGATTTTTCTTGATACTTTAAATCACTATGATTTATTCACAGATTGTGACCAAATTAAGTCATTGGACTATGCAATGCACCTGACTGAAACCATTGCGTTCAGTCACTGTTGTCTCAATCCTCTTATCTATGCCTTTGCTGgggaaaaattcaggaaatacCTTTATCATGTCTGCCTGAAGTACTGTCCATTCTCATGTTTCTGTGGGCCCTGCAGTCACTACCAGGTCCCTCATTCAGTTAGTTATGCAGAAAGTGTGGTGAACAGCAACATAACCCTGAACACCAGCGACCAGGATGCCTCTGTCTTGGTCTAA
- the LOC130250164 gene encoding C-C chemokine receptor type 4-like — MISSSTESLEVELSTFYDYYDTYYDAPKLCSKEGVRRFAASFLPVLYSLVFLVGLTGNILVIVVLLKYKRLKSMTDVYLLNLAISDLLFVLSLPFWSYFSVDQWVFGTPWCKIISWIYLVGFYSGIFFIMLMSIDRYLAIVRAVFSLKARTAFHGLITSLVVWLVALLASVPELVFRESFNEHNYTTCKPIFPGNFTTWKLFSTLEVNILGLLIPFIIMTFCYSMIIKTLIHCRNDKKNKAVKMIFAVMIVFFFFWTPYNIVIFLQLLEFMGVIKDCQVSRSLDYAFQVTEILGLFHCCLNPVIYFFMGEKFKKYLKMLFKNWQLPGYFCKWCGVHITYHTESTSSFHTQSTGDQDGL; from the coding sequence atgATTTCTTCAAGTACAGAGTCCCTTGAAGTTGAACTCTCAACCTTTTATGACTATTACGATACTTATTACGATGCTCCAAAACTATGCAGTAAAGAAGGCGTCAGGAGGTTTGCAGCCTCCTTCCTACCTGTTCTGTATTCCCTGGTGTTCCTGGTCGGGCTCACTGGAAACATTCTCGTCATAGTGGtccttttaaaatacaagagGCTGAAGAGCATGACTGACGTGTACCTGCTAAATCTCGCCATTTCAGATTTGCTCTTCGTTTTATCCTTGCCGTTCTGGTCTTATTTCTCAGTAGACCAATGGGTTTTTGGAACTCCTTGGTGTAAAATCATTTCGTGGATCTACCTGGTTGGGTTTTACAGCgggatattttttattatgCTAATGAGCATAGACAGATACCTGGCAATTGTCCGTGCAGTGTTTTCCTTGAAAGCAAGGACCGCCTTCCATGGCTTGATTACTAGTCTTGTTGTATGGCTAGTAGCTCTTCTGGCCTCAGTCCCTGAGCTTGTATTTAGAGAGTCTTTTAATGAACATAATTATACTACCTGCAAGCCGATATTTCCAGGCAATTTCACAACATGGAAGCTTTTCTCCACTTTGGAAGTCAACATTTTAGGGCTCCTAATCCCTTTTATAATAATGACATTTTGCTACTCCATGATcattaaaacattaattcacTGTAGAAATGATAAAAAGAATAAGGCTGTGAAGATGATTTTTGCTGTCATgattgtgtttttctttttttggacCCCCTACAACATTGTTATTTTCTTACAACTGCTGGAATTTATGGGAGTCATTAAAGACTGTCAAGTGAGCAGGAGTCTGGACTATGCTTTCCAGGTGACGGAAATCCTTGGTCTTTTTCACTGTTGCCTCAATCCAGTCATCTACTTCTTCATGGGGGAGAAGTTTAAGAAGTACCTGAAGATGCTCTTCAAGAACTGGCAGTTACCTGGGTATTTCTGCAAGTGGTGTGGAGTTCACATCACTTACCACACTGAATCTACTAGCTCATTCCACACACAGTCTACAGGGGACCAAGATGGTCTGTAA